A genomic region of Candidatus Eremiobacteraceae bacterium contains the following coding sequences:
- the trpS gene encoding tryptophan--tRNA ligase, protein MIDQASLRPEAVARKRIMAGMRPTGDLHVGHLLGALRNFVDLSHRHDCFFEVADLHALTTKFERSDEIAADVTKMVTGWIAAGLDPDACTIYVQSQVPEISEFYVLLSMIVPVSWLERVPTYKDQVSALGTAIATHGFLGYPVLQTVDIAIMKGQGVPVGQDQLPHVELSREIVRRFNHLYGSVLIEPEAILSETPYVPGTDGRKMSKSYDNSIMLSDSPEQTLAKVKTMYTDPTKIRKNDPGHPETCPVFFLQEAFNADGAREIARRCRAGELGCVEDKADMAGRLNEALAPIRERLRELSARPGYVDEILFEGTKRARTVAQATLAEVKSAMGLA, encoded by the coding sequence TTGATCGATCAGGCATCTCTAAGACCCGAGGCGGTCGCGCGCAAACGGATCATGGCGGGAATGCGCCCGACCGGCGACCTGCACGTGGGTCATCTGCTCGGCGCGCTGCGCAATTTCGTCGATCTCTCGCACCGGCACGATTGCTTCTTCGAAGTCGCCGATCTCCACGCGTTGACGACAAAATTCGAGCGTAGCGACGAGATCGCCGCCGACGTCACGAAAATGGTGACCGGTTGGATTGCGGCAGGCCTGGATCCCGATGCGTGCACCATATACGTGCAGTCCCAAGTGCCCGAGATCAGCGAATTCTACGTGCTCCTGTCGATGATCGTGCCGGTTTCGTGGTTAGAGCGCGTGCCGACGTACAAGGACCAAGTGAGCGCGCTTGGGACCGCGATCGCGACGCACGGATTCCTCGGCTACCCGGTGCTGCAGACCGTCGACATCGCCATCATGAAGGGCCAAGGCGTACCCGTCGGCCAGGATCAATTGCCGCACGTGGAATTGAGCCGCGAGATCGTCCGCCGGTTCAATCATCTCTACGGCAGCGTCTTGATCGAACCGGAAGCCATTTTGTCCGAGACGCCGTATGTACCCGGCACGGACGGCCGCAAGATGAGCAAGTCGTACGACAATAGCATCATGTTGTCCGATTCGCCCGAACAGACGCTGGCCAAAGTCAAGACGATGTACACCGATCCCACCAAGATCCGCAAGAATGATCCTGGTCATCCCGAGACGTGCCCGGTATTTTTCCTCCAAGAGGCGTTCAACGCCGACGGCGCGCGCGAAATCGCCCGGCGTTGCCGCGCGGGCGAGCTTGGCTGCGTCGAGGACAAAGCCGACATGGCAGGGCGGCTCAACGAAGCGCTCGCCCCGATCCGCGAGCGCTTACGCGAGTTAAGCGCACGCCCCGGCTACGTGGACGAGATTCTTTTCGAAGGCACAAAACGCGCCCGTACTGTCGCGCAGGCCACGCTCGCTGAGGTGAAAAGCGCAATGGGGCTCGCGTAA
- a CDS encoding hydroxymethylpyrimidine/phosphomethylpyrimidine kinase: MKQESPIVCTIGTTDPTGAAGIGLDLKLFTRLGVRAVFVVAGVSAQYSERVIRVDPLPAVSIAAQLRAIWQQAKPDAIRIGLLPAADGIAAVAKFLRALRRRPPIVLDPVLAATSGRKFSGPPEIAALKKLFTLCELVTPNAREAAKLAGVRVRTVAEAAQAGRAIAREAGCAVLVKGGHLTGRICYDVLADAGGVVYIGTRRSARSMRGTGCLLAAAIAAERARGASLHEAIGSARDIVAAALREAKPLGNGSPQF, from the coding sequence GTGAAACAAGAGTCGCCGATCGTCTGCACTATCGGCACGACCGATCCCACAGGCGCCGCCGGAATCGGCCTGGATTTGAAGCTTTTCACGCGATTGGGTGTGCGCGCCGTGTTCGTGGTCGCGGGGGTCAGCGCTCAGTACAGCGAGAGGGTCATACGGGTGGACCCACTACCGGCTGTTTCGATAGCGGCGCAGCTGCGCGCGATCTGGCAACAAGCGAAACCGGACGCGATCCGCATCGGACTGCTGCCGGCGGCCGACGGCATCGCAGCGGTCGCGAAGTTCTTGCGCGCGCTGCGCCGGCGCCCACCCATCGTCCTCGACCCGGTGCTCGCCGCGACGAGCGGGCGGAAATTCTCCGGTCCGCCCGAGATCGCGGCATTGAAAAAACTATTCACACTTTGCGAACTCGTGACACCGAATGCGCGCGAGGCGGCGAAACTTGCCGGCGTTCGCGTGCGCACGGTTGCGGAGGCGGCGCAAGCAGGTCGCGCGATCGCGCGCGAAGCCGGATGCGCGGTGCTCGTCAAGGGTGGACATCTGACGGGCCGGATCTGCTACGACGTCCTTGCAGACGCGGGCGGCGTCGTTTACATCGGCACCCGGCGATCGGCGCGAAGCATGCGCGGCACGGGGTGTTTGCTCGCGGCAGCGATCGCGGCCGAACGCGCGCGCGGTGCGTCGCTGCACGAAGCGATCGGCAGTGCGCGCGACATCGTTGCCGCGGCGTTGCGCGAGGCGAAGCCGCTCGGAAACGGCAGCCCTCAGTTTTAA
- a CDS encoding ParB/RepB/Spo0J family partition protein, protein MTIKRGLGRGLDVFFPGNRGENGAPPPGSLTMIAVDEIAPNAHQPRRAFDAAALDSLAQSIRANGVLSPIVVRPLSGGAAKYEIVAGERRWRAARSAGLRDMPAIVREVRDGASIELALLENLQREDLNAIEEAAGYRQLLDDHGFTQEILSERLGKSRPTIANALRLLSLPESVQAMVRDGRLSAGHGRSLAAMPHKLAEDFAKRAVREGLSVREIERLAAQAAPQRSKSKGADRKTGGTAAAGLSADMAEIENRLRFALATKVALAMGARGGTITVHFADDGELQRIVDRLCPEDQ, encoded by the coding sequence ATGACCATCAAGCGCGGCCTAGGCCGCGGGCTCGACGTGTTCTTCCCCGGCAATCGCGGGGAGAACGGTGCTCCGCCGCCGGGGTCGCTCACGATGATCGCGGTCGATGAGATCGCGCCAAACGCGCATCAACCGCGGCGCGCGTTCGACGCGGCCGCCCTCGATTCGCTCGCCCAATCCATCCGCGCAAACGGGGTGCTGTCGCCCATCGTGGTCCGTCCGCTCAGCGGCGGCGCGGCGAAGTATGAGATCGTGGCCGGCGAACGGCGCTGGCGCGCAGCCCGCTCGGCGGGCCTGCGAGATATGCCGGCGATCGTGCGCGAAGTGCGCGACGGCGCGTCGATCGAACTTGCGTTGCTCGAAAATCTGCAACGCGAAGATCTCAACGCGATCGAAGAGGCCGCGGGCTATCGCCAGCTCCTCGACGATCACGGCTTCACGCAAGAGATCCTCTCCGAACGCTTAGGCAAGAGCCGCCCGACCATCGCGAACGCGTTGCGTTTGCTTTCGCTGCCCGAGTCGGTGCAGGCGATGGTTCGCGACGGGCGGCTCAGCGCCGGCCACGGCCGGTCGCTCGCCGCGATGCCGCACAAGCTTGCCGAGGATTTCGCCAAACGCGCGGTGCGCGAAGGGTTGAGCGTGCGCGAGATCGAGCGGCTCGCCGCGCAAGCTGCGCCGCAGCGTTCGAAGTCCAAAGGCGCCGATCGAAAAACAGGCGGCACCGCCGCAGCCGGACTGTCCGCCGACATGGCCGAGATCGAAAATCGGCTCCGCTTTGCGTTGGCCACGAAAGTGGCGCTTGCGATGGGCGCGCGCGGAGGCACCATCACCGTGCACTTCGCAGACGACGGCGAACTGCAGCGGATCGTCGACCGGCTTTGCCCCGAAGATCAGTAG
- a CDS encoding AAA family ATPase: protein MIDQQTHSKARIFAVANQKGGVGKTTTAVNVSAAVARLGKRVLLVDIDPQGNSTTGLGIDKTQVETCMYDVLLKNATVRDALHATSVPNLTLLPATLNLAGAELELVSALSREQRLKSALASVAYDFDLIIIDCPPSLGLLTLNALTAADALLIPVQAEYFALEGLGQLTRVIELVRAHLNPTLSIHGVVVTMFDGRTNLARQVVDEVERHFPNLVFTTRIPRNIRVSEAPSYGAPITEFDSRSAGAIAYAALAEEVLAR from the coding sequence GTGATCGATCAGCAAACGCACAGCAAAGCCCGCATCTTCGCCGTCGCCAACCAAAAAGGCGGCGTCGGCAAGACCACGACCGCCGTCAACGTCAGCGCCGCCGTCGCGAGGCTGGGCAAGCGAGTGCTGCTCGTGGATATCGATCCGCAAGGCAACTCCACCACCGGCCTCGGCATCGATAAAACGCAGGTCGAGACGTGCATGTACGACGTGCTGCTCAAGAACGCGACGGTACGCGACGCGCTGCACGCCACGTCGGTCCCCAACCTAACCCTGCTTCCCGCAACGTTGAATCTCGCCGGCGCCGAACTCGAGCTTGTCAGCGCGCTTTCGCGGGAACAGCGACTCAAATCGGCGCTGGCATCCGTTGCGTACGACTTCGACCTCATCATCATCGATTGTCCGCCGTCGCTTGGATTGCTCACCCTCAACGCATTGACCGCAGCGGACGCCCTCTTGATACCAGTGCAAGCCGAATACTTCGCGCTCGAGGGCCTCGGCCAGCTCACGCGGGTCATCGAGCTGGTGCGCGCGCACTTGAACCCCACGCTGAGCATTCACGGAGTCGTGGTCACGATGTTCGACGGTCGCACAAATCTTGCGCGGCAGGTCGTGGACGAAGTGGAGCGGCACTTCCCGAATCTCGTCTTCACAACGCGCATTCCGCGCAACATCCGTGTGTCCGAAGCGCCGTCGTACGGCGCACCCATCACGGAGTTCGATTCCCGAAGCGCCGGCGCGATCGCCTACGCCGCGCTTGCCGAAGAGGTGCTGGCACGATGA